One genomic region from Henningerozyma blattae CBS 6284 chromosome 2, complete genome encodes:
- the TBLA0B00840 gene encoding sugar porter family MFS transporter: MSDIEQERASTAVDVSRKSDNKISNDSVSLLSTPSNKELEEEKGDLQRPSEDETPASVSPLVPSGINWGICILCLMVAFGGYISGWDSGTIGGFEAHTDFLARFGSTSGEGKRYLSKVRTGLLTSMFNVGQAIGSFFLGRLGDIYGRRIGLIVASVIFIIGTVIQIASVKAWYQYMIGRIIAGLGCGLIAILSPMLISEVSPKNMRGAMVSCYQLMITLGIFLGYCTNYGTKKYHNSRQWRIPLGLQFAWCLFMIGAMLFVPESPRFLIEKGRIEEAKRSIAKSNAVSAEDPVTIYELDEIQAAVEKERFVGTASWKDLLDTQHKILQRVVMGIMILALQQLTGCNYFFYYGTTIFKAVGLEDGFETAIVFGVVNFFSTFCALFLVDRFGRRTCLLWGAAGMTCCMVVFASVGVTRLWPHGKKAGIVSKGAGNCMIVFSCFFIFCFATSWAPIAFVIISESFPLRVKAKGMALATVSNQMWNFCIGFFTPFISGSINFAYGYVFMGCLVFAWFYVFFFVPETKGLVLEEVDVMWQEGVLPWKSAEWVPPSQRNADYDADVLANDDQPVWKRIFGKTNIDKNMVNKKANEKTEAEINDEIEAEINDKTESEINTEKESIVPSVPESTRESVLESNPKA, encoded by the coding sequence ATGTCTGATATTGAACAAGAAAGGGCATCAACTGCTGTTGATGTCTCTAGAAAAAGTGATAACAAAATAAGTAATGACTCTGTTTCACTTCTCTCTACTCCTTCAAAcaaagaattagaagaagaaaaaggtGATCTACAACGTCCATCGGAAGATGAAACACCTGCTTCTGTATCACCTTTAGTACCATCTGGTATTAATTGGGGTATTTGTATCTTATGTTTGATGGTTGCTTTTGGTGGTTACATTTCCGGTTGGGATTCTGGTACCATTGGTGGGTTCGAAGCTCACACCGATTTCTTAGCTAGATTTGGTTCTACAAGTGGTGAAGGTAAGCGTTATTTATCAAAGGTTAGAACCGGTTTGTTGACCTCAATGTTCAACGTTGGTCAAGCTATTGGTTCCTTCTTCTTAGGTCGTTTGGGTGATATCTATGGTCGTCGTATTGGTTTAATCGTTGCATCcgttatttttatcattggTACTGTCATTCAAATAGCTTCTGTCAAGGCCTGGTACCAATATATGATTGGTAGAATTATCGCAGGTTTAGGTTGTGGTTTGATTGCTATTTTGTCGCCTATGTTGATTTCTGAAGTATCTCCAAAGAATATGAGAGGAGCTATGGTTTCTTGTTATCAATTGATGATTACACTAGGTATCTTCTTGGGTTACTGTACTAATTATGGTACTAAGAAATATCACAATTCTCGTCAATGGAGAATTCCATTAGGCTTACAATTTGCCTGGTGCCTATTTATGATTGGTGCAATGTTATTCGTTCCAGAATCACCAAGATTCTTAATTGAAAAGGGACGTATTGAAGAAGCTAAACGTTCAATTGCCAAATCTAATGCTGTATCTGCAGAAGATCCAGTTACTATCTATGAACTTGATGAAATTCAAGCTGCTGTTGAAAAGGAAAGATTCGTAGGTACTGCTTCTTGGAAGGACTTGTTAGATACCCAACATAAGATATTACAAAGAGTTGTCATGGGTATTATGATTTTAGCCCTACAACAATTAACTGGTTGTaactattttttctattatggTACTACTATTTTTAAGGCAGTTGGTTTAGAAGATGGGTTCGAGACTGCTATTGTTTTCGGTGTAGTCAATTTCTTCTCTACATTTTGTGCTTTGTTCTTAGTCGATAGATTTGGTAGAAGAACTTGTTTATTGTGGGGTGCTGCTGGTATGACTTGTTGTATGGTTGTTTTCGCCTCTGTTGGTGTTACTAGATTATGGCCACATGGCAAAAAGGCAGGTATTGTTTCTAAAGGTGCTGGTAACTGTATGATTGTATTTAGttgttttttcattttctgttTTGCAACTTCTTGGGCCCCAATTGCTTTCGTTATTATATCTGAATCTTTCCCATTGAGGGTCAAGGCTAAGGGTATGGCGCTAGCAACTGTATCTAACCAAATGTGGAACTTCTGTATTGGTTTCTTCACTCCGTTCATCTCAGGGTCTATTAACTTTGCCTACGGTTACGTTTTCATGGGCTGTTTAGTTTTTGCTTGGTTCTACGTTTTCTTCTTTGTTCCAGAAACTAAAGGTTTAGTTTTAGAAGAAGTAGATGTTATGTGGCAAGAAGGTGTCTTACCATGGAAATCTGCTGAATGGGTTCCACCATCTCAAAGAAATGCTGATTACGATGCTGATGTCCTCGCTAATGATGACCAACCAGTTTGGAAAAGAATATTTGGAAAGACAAATATTGACAAAAATATGGTGAATAAGAAAGCTAATGAAAAAACTGAAGCCGAAATTAACGATGAAATTGAAGctgaaattaatgataagACTGAATCGGAAATCAACACCGAAAAAGAATCCATTGTTCCATCAGTTCCAGAATCTACCAGAGAATCTGTTTTAGAATCTAACCCTAAAGCTTAA
- the PSD1 gene encoding phosphatidylserine decarboxylase 1 (similar to Saccharomyces cerevisiae PSD1 (YNL169C); ancestral locus Anc_2.83) encodes MSAYYSTLAFRQVPLNISKLLTIQSTRAYSLSKSQYSYKIQTSLTGNRRLPIQRYLNSGSNSIKSHITPNRNFRNFNRVIILGAITVAFGSYMATKNESSSNTEVKKPVRIFDNDWWQFYYSTLPLNFVSRLWGKVNSLTLPVSIRSSCFQFYSSLFNVNLDEMEDPELKNYSNLGEFFYRNLKPGSRQIDHRDNVIVSPSDGTVIQFGKIDSETGEIEQVKGMTYSIKEFLGSHDNPYLTSSPSSDDFKGHDASLDSNELSDGKKSFTGGKEFDHNINFSYEGETLNSDIEIPISKTFTIIKDLVLNYELPNRQLAEPSKTELFYAVIYLSPGDYHHYHSPVNWVCNLRRHFPGELYSVSPFFQERFPKLFVLNERVALLGQWNYGFFSMTPVGATNVGSITLNFDKGLTTNIKQYSGGKVPLHTCYESTYRNASTLLKGIPLLKGEEIGGFKLGSTVVLCFEAPSAFKFQLQINQKVKMGELIGSIEETD; translated from the coding sequence atgtcAGCTTATTACAGTACATTAGCTTTCAGACAGGTTCCGTTGAATATTAGTAAATTACTAACTATACAAAGTACTAGAGCatattcattatcaaaatcACAATATAGTTATAAAATTCAAACCAGTTTAACTGGTAACAGAAGACTACCTATTCAGAGATATTTGAACAGTGGATCAAATTCCATTAAATCACACATTACCCCTAATCGGAACTTCAGAAATTTTAATCGAGTGATCATCCTGGGAGCGATTACTGTTGCATTTGGCTCATATATGGCAACAAAAAATGAGAGTAGTTCTAATACTGAAGTTAAAAAGCCAGTACGAATCTTCGATAATGATTGGTGGCAATTCTATTATTCTACATTacctttaaattttgtatCACGTCTGTGGGGGAAAGTCAATTCATTGACATTACCAGTTTCAATTAGATCTTCATGCTTCCAATTTTATTCATCATTGTTTAATGTAAATTTAGATGAAATGGAAGATcctgaattaaaaaattatagcAATCTGGGTGAGTTTTTCTATAGAAACTTAAAGCCAGGCTCAAGGCAAATCGATCACAGAGATAATGTAATTGTAAGTCCAAGCGATGGTACTGTAATACAGTTTGGGAAAATTGATTCGGAAACTGGCGAAATTGAACAAGTTAAGGGTATGACTTATTCcataaaagaatttttggGGTCCCACGATAACCCTTATTTAACTAGTAGTCCAAGCTCTGATGATTTTAAAGGGCATGATGCTTCATTAGATAGTAATGAGCTTTCTGACGGCAAGAAAAGCTTCACTGGAGGAAAGGAATTTGATCACAATATCAATTTCTCCTATGAAGGTGAAACCTTGAATTCTGATATAGAGATTCCAATAAGTAAAACGTTTACTATCATCAAAGATCTAGTTTTGAATTATGAGTTGCCAAACAGGCAACTAGCTGAGCCATCCAAAACTGAGCTATTCTACGCCGTGATATATTTGTCGCCTGGTGATTATCACCATTACCATTCCCCTGTAAATTGGGTCTGTAATCTGCGCAGACATTTTCCTGGTGAGCTCTATTCAGTTTCACCATTTTTTCAGGAAAGATTCCCAAAGctatttgttttaaatgaGAGAGTTGCTTTGTTGGGTCAATGGAATTATGGCTTCTTTAGTATGACACCCGTTGGAGCTACAAACGTTGGATCTATtacattaaattttgataaaggCTTAACTACTAATATTAAACAGTATAGTGGTGGTAAAGTACCTTTACATACATGTTATGAATCTACATATAGAAATGCAAGCACATTATTGAAAGGTATTCCTCTTTTAAAAGGAGAAGAAATTGGGGGATTCAAATTAGGTAGTACTGTCGTATTGTGTTTTGAAGCACCATCTGCATTTAAGTTCcaacttcaaataaatcaaaaagtTAAGATGGGAGAGCTTATTGGATCAATTGAAGAGACTgactaa
- the DCD1 gene encoding deoxycytidine monophosphate deaminase (similar to Saccharomyces cerevisiae DCD1 (YHR144C); ancestral locus Anc_2.84) — protein sequence MLVAISGTKYSCVELAINIFVKKHRFELIDDEKEPDNVILDYCTKNYTRNMVIKCDRLSLLETLSKRPFFVHLSIDASINFRLEYQKKTCTRLNDSFDMGIFLQALDDHDFQADAIELRERSDFKFKIINSDVSSIDKRLEEAIAANVKILENSASFNKISPPLRPDWDSYFMKLATLAASRANCMKRRVGCVIVRDYRVIATGYNGTPRHLKNCFNGGCPRCNDGNSKNLETCLCLHAEENALLEAGRDRVGPNAILYCDTCPCLTCSVKIVQIGIKEVVYSQNYSMDAHSFKVLKEGGVHIRQFSFAKEPRIVLI from the coding sequence atgttaGTTGCTATTAGTGGTACAAAGTACAGCTGTGTGGAGTTAGCTATTAACATCTTCGTAAAGAAGCATAGGTTTGAGCTGATAGATGATGAGAAAGAGCCCGATAATGTTATATTAGATTACTGTACCAAAAATTATACTAGAAATATGGTAATAAAATGTGATCGCTTGTCGTTGCTGGAAACATTAAGTAAAAGGCCATTTTTTGTCCATTTATCAATTGACGCCTCAATAAATTTCAGGTTAGAATATCAGAAAAAAACCTGCACTAGATTGAATGATTCTTTTGATATGGGGATTTTCCTTCAAGCATTAGATGATCATGATTTTCAGGCAGATGCTATTGAATTAAGAGAAAGAtctgattttaaatttaaaattatcaattctGATGTTAGTTCAATCGATAAAAGGCTAGAAGAAGCTATTGCTGCAAATGTAAAGATTCTAGAAAATAGTGCATcattcaataaaatatcacCTCCATTACGACCAGATTGGGATTCATACTTTATGAAATTGGCAACACTTGCAGCTTCGAGAGCCAATTGTATGAAACGTAGAGTGGGATGTGTCATTGTAAGAGACTACAGAGTGATCGCTACAGGTTATAACGGTACACCACgtcatttaaaaaattgttttaacGGTGGATGCCCTCGTTGTAATGATggtaattctaaaaatttagagACTTGCTTATGCTTACATGCTGAGGAGAATGCTTTGTTAGAGGCTGGTAGAGATCGTGTAGGCCCTAACGCAATTTTATATTGTGATACTTGCCCATGCTTAACTTGCTCTGTTAAAATTGTACAGATTGGTATCAAGGAGGTAGTTTATAGTCAAAATTATAGTATGGACGCTCATAGTTTCaaagttttaaaagaagGAGGTGTTCACATTAGACAATTTAGTTTCGCCAAAGAACCAAGAATTGTGTTGATATAA
- the FMP41 gene encoding Fmp41p (similar to Saccharomyces cerevisiae YNL168C; ancestral locus Anc_2.85), producing MNFEYIKTARKVICIGRNYAAHIKELNNKVPKQPFFFLKPTSSIITPISADYPCKQLPDKSSFNGFNSDGSNPGNILIPNGTIVHHETELAVVMDKYVSNELSTSISNENVWDYIRGVSLALDLTARNVQDEAKKKGLPWSIGKGFDTFLPISGYIPKETLLKTTKSADLQNSFRLKCYVNGELRQDGTTDLMLNPLPKIIQHISTMITLEPGDIVLTGTPSGVGEIHNGDVIVTELFLNDVKLTDMKYDCKERPGPYKYIET from the coding sequence atgaatttcgaatatattaaaactGCAAGGAAGGTAATATGTATTGGTAGGAATTATGCTGCCCATATTAAGgaattaaacaataaagTTCCAAAACAaccatttttctttctaaAACCAACGTCATCAATTATAACACCTATATCTGCAGATTACCCTTGTAAGCAACTACCTGAcaaatcatcatttaatggGTTTAATTCAGATGGCTCAAACCCTGGGAATATTTTAATCCCAAATGGAACTATTGTTCATCATGAAACTGAACTAGCAGTTGTCATGGATAAATATGTTTCAAATGAGTTATCAACATCTatatcaaatgaaaatgtttGGGACTACATTCGTGGGGTCTCTTTAGCTCTAGACTTGACTGCAAGAAACGTTCAAGATGAGGCTAAGAAGAAAGGGTTGCCATGGAGTATTGGTAAGGGTTTTGATACATTTTTACCAATCTCAGGATATATACCAAAAGAAACTTTGttaaaaacaacaaaaagTGCCGATTTACAGAATTCATTCCGTCTAAAATGTTACGTGAATGGTGAATTAAGACAAGATGGAACCACCGATTTAATGCTTAACCCTCTTCCCAAGATAATTCAACATATATCGACAATGATTACATTAGAGCCCGGTGATATAGTGTTGACTGGTACTCCATCAGGTGTTGGTGAAATACATAACGGTGATGTAATTGTAACggaattatttttgaatgaCGTAAAATTAACAGATATGAAGTATGATTGCAAAGAACGTCCAGGCCCCTATAAGTATATTGAGACTTAA
- the RPC10 gene encoding DNA-directed RNA polymerase core subunit RPC10 (similar to Saccharomyces cerevisiae RPC10 (YHR143W-A); ancestral locus Anc_2.87), whose product MSREGFQIPSNLDAAAAGATQTRNATLKYICAECSSKLSLSKTDPVRCKDCGHRILLKARTKRMVQFEAR is encoded by the coding sequence ATGTCCCGTGAAGGTTTTCAAATTCCATCAAATTTAGATGCCGCTGCTGCTGGTGCAACTCAAACAAGAAATGCCactttgaaatatatttgtgCTGAATGTTCAAGTAAGTTATCTTTATCTAAGACAGATCCAGTCAGATGTAAAGATTGTGGTCATAGAATCTTATTAAAGGCTAGAACCAAGAGAATGGTTCAATTTGAAGCTAGATAA
- the BNI5 gene encoding Bni5p (similar to Saccharomyces cerevisiae BNI5 (YNL166C); ancestral locus Anc_2.88), whose protein sequence is MPLDNESVKKRLSQIELDINQMNQMIDDNISTSLSSISLNDEKKIENKVENKVENKVENKVENKVENKVENKVENKVENKVENKVENKVKDIVADKVIDDVVPHNSNNVMTDKVIDAIESHHNNNTAADKIIDAVESHSNILPSDHKMTKELELAHTIIDATHKHKRVSTGAGVSSLPDEWNTTDEELESEKENDLADATAANVNSDVDNYSTMLNSELKKTNESRDSLADDLDQFQEVSTTDIQLQDTSSPYQDSPIPDHIQNTNIDTNVTPSNIIDNSTRKSTTSSTNPFLTTEDLEQHGNDTDIELDMENSQSTADIFQDSTNIIDDSSNHLNAEFEEELQNQLRSEMRAETQEETHKEINDSVIIKEQQFNANITTPKYINTPIVRDISTEVFETFTSSNKNNNHNKKVNDDVNISYEESSKNSPIVLPKSNNSNTIPTVNSKVHSTDSNSITNHNATSSNQKIKHSSKRTKNPFRVVSIGNNSNIAKKDKDAAIATNTKRNPSNPSRQSSIGSNERRISSNGSNTANSNISDQRNSYPSINNDRDSSQSSTPSATINDTLEILQGKHEQLSIKCAKLDKEIKYLNKMHDQRTLSPEDSRKLKSAIQKLQEYKDQKLKQKYDTGILISRKLRKKIDSGQNGEFWIGRH, encoded by the coding sequence ATGCCATTGGATAATGAGTCGGTTAAGAAGCGGTTATCTCAAATCGAGTTGGATATCAATCAGATGAATCAGATGATTGATGATAACATCAGTACTAGTCTGAGTAGTATATCTTTGAATGATGAGAAGAAGATTGAGAACAAAGTTGAGAACAAAGTTGAGAACAAAGTTGAGAACAAAGTTGAGAACAAAGTTGAGAACAAAGTTGAGAACAAAGTTGAGAACAAAGTTGAGAACAAAGTTGAGAACAAAGTTGAAAACAAAGTCAAGGATATTGTTGCTGATAAAGTCATTGATGATGTAGTTCCTCATAATAGTAACAATGTCATGACTGATAAGGTCATCGATGCTATAGAATCtcatcataataataatactgcTGCTGATAAAATCATCGATGCTGTAGAGTCTCATAGTAATATTCTTCCTAGTGACCATAAGATGACTAAAGAACTTGAACTTGCTCATACGATAATTGATGCTACACATAAACATAAAAGAGTAAGTACAGGCGCAGGTGTCAGTTCACTTCCAGATGAATGGAATACTACCGATGAAGAGCTTGAATCTGAGAAAGAAAATGATCTTGCAGATGCCACTGCAGCTAATGTTAATAGTGATGTTGATAATTATAGCACTATGCTCAACTCAgaactaaaaaaaacaaacgaATCAAGGGATTCATTGGCTGATGATCTCGACCAATTTCAAGAAGTCTCCACTACAGACATACAATTGCAAGATACCTCTTCTCCATACCAAGACTCTCCAATACCAGACCATATTCAAAATACCAATATAGATACAAATGTAACACCTTCTAATATTATAGATAATTCTACAAGAAAGAGTACTACTTCTAGTACCAATCCATTTCTTACAACAGAAGATTTGGAACAGCATGGGAATGACACTGATATAGAGTTGGATATGGAAAACTCTCAATCGACTGCCGATATCTTCCAAGACTCTACCAACATCATCGATGATTCTTCGAACCATCTTAATGCTGAATTTGAGgaagaattacaaaatcaattacGATCCGAGATGAGAGCTGAGACTCAAGAAGAGACTCACAAAGAAATTAACGATTCGGTCATCAtaaaagaacaacaattcAATGCTAACATTACTACAcctaaatatataaatactCCAATTGTTAGAGATATCAGCACTGAAGTGTTTGAAACCTTCACGAGCAGcaataagaataataatcataacAAAAAAGTAAATGATGATGTAAATATATCTTATGAGGAATCATCTAAGAATTCGCCAATAGTATTaccaaaatcaaataactCAAACACCATACCCACAGTAAATTCAAAAGTTCACTCTACTGATTCGAATAGTATTACTAATCATAATGCTACATcatcaaatcaaaaaattaaacattCGAGTAAACGTACTAAAAATCCTTTTAGAGTAGTATCCATAGGTAACAATAGTAATATAGCCAAGAAAGATAAAGACGCTGCAATAGCTACTAATACAAAGAGAAATCCATCAAATCCTTCAAGACAATCATCTATTGGTAGTAATGAAAGAAGAATATCTTCCAACGGTAGTAATACCGCAAACTCCAATATTAGTGATCAAAGGAACTCATATCCTTCCATCAATAATGACAGAGATTCTTCTCAAAGTTCTACCCCATCAGCTACAATTAATGACACTTTAGAAATCTTACAAGGGAAGCATGAACAATTGAGTATTAAATGTGCTAAGTTAGATaaggaaataaaatatttaaataaaatgcACGATCAAAGAACATTATCCCCAGAAGATTCAAGGAAACTAAAAAGTGCAATTCagaaattacaagaatacaaagatcaaaaattaaaacaaaaatatgataCTGGGATCTTAATTAGTAGAAAACTAAGAAAAAAGATAGACTCAGGCCAAAATGGGGAATTCTGGATAGGTAGGCATTAG
- the TBLA0B00900 gene encoding uncharacterized protein (similar to Saccharomyces cerevisiae YNL165W; ancestral locus Anc_2.89), translating into MTSRGNNSLSSNPTTTNTTTTGLDNTSGPVTNSNGAAYTYRDDDQSTVFDPNDNLNNEPLSDTETLNTFNTFLSESDTIGDLQRVGYINHCPKFNSKRSLPFVSILLNKGFYCFSSEVSLKLYLQKKHHHHANTSAKKNVNKSNDFDFNNGLDIPLFHGVPINLVKSIFASSKNSNYMQIMKIYKYKIINFNLDTNVDSLRDNTDEVTPFITEEPTLISKNNDRQLYKFLFCVIYKQTSVDDSNRIIHHVVFNNNKSYKLVNYRDRKNSDTSLIDPTTDVELNLRWFGTTGFSSPFGSNNIKLLVLDKDMPSYINTPDINEFKRKYASTSHSMRPLGYLPVWARYSDDKATVIPRKRILRLADLDINETIPIQDNGINHVPWETQVLACMAMLLHDYESRKDKRHGNGNSSSLASSNTE; encoded by the coding sequence ATGACCTCACGAGGGAACAATAGCCTATCATCCAACCCTACAACTACAAATACAACAACTACGGGTTTAGACAATACCTCTGGTCCTGTTACTAATAGTAATGGTGCTGCTTACACATATCGTGATGATGATCAATCAACAGTCTTTGATcctaatgataatttaaataatgagcCTCTATCTGATACAGAAACGTTAAATACGTTTAACACATTTCTTTCTGAATCAGATACAATAGGTGATTTGCAACGAGTTGGTTATATCAACCATTGTCCgaaatttaattctaaaagaTCTTTACCCTTTGTTTCCAtcttattaaataaaggGTTCTATTGTTTTTCTAGTGAagtttcattaaaattgtaCTTACAAAAGAAACATCATCATCATGCGAATACCTCTGCTAAgaaaaatgtaaataaaagCAACGATTTTGATTTCAATAACGGTCTTGATATCCCATTATTTCATGGCGTTCCTATAAATCTAGTTAAATCAATCTTTGCTAgttcaaaaaattcaaattatatgCAAATcatgaaaatttataaatataagattataaattttaatttagataCAAATGTAGACTCATTACGAGATAATACTGATGAAGTAACACCTTTCATAACAGAAGAACCAACTTTGATATCCAAAAATAACGATCGTCAATTATATAAGTTCCTATTCTGTGTCATTTATAAACAAACATCAGTTGACGACTCAAATAGAATCATCCATCATGttgtatttaataataataaatcttatAAACTGGTTAATTATAGAGATAGGAAAAATTCAGACACCTCTTTAATTGATCCTACAACTGACGTGGAATTAAACCTACGTTGGTTTGGGACCACTGGGTTTTCTTCGCCGTTTGGttccaataatattaaattattggtTTTAGATAAAGATATGCCCTCATATATCAACACGCctgatattaatgaatttaaaagaaaatatgcTTCAACATCTCATTCAATGAGACCATTAGGCTATCTACCTGTTTGGGCAAGATATTCAGATGATAAAGCTACGGTAATTCCAAGAAAAAGAATCTTAAGATTGGCTGACTTGgatattaatgaaacaaTACCCATCCAAGATAATGGCATCAATCATGTTCCATGGGAAACTCAAGTATTGGCTTGCATGGCAATGCTACTACATGATTATGAATCAAGAAAGGATAAAAGGCATGGTAACggtaattcttcttcattagcCAGTTCTAATACCGAATAA
- the IBD2 gene encoding Ibd2p (similar to Saccharomyces cerevisiae IBD2 (YNL164C); ancestral locus Anc_2.91) has translation MAKEAINKNNVKEDKSNNEVKYNGTSVEVVTSDGQIPLNIMVQEGVKALSKILTDHLQNDTNISEKTMKLLYSGVNPVEEVNNKLKNTKKVSKIVHHNNSAASFNGQDIEFEINANSHDDPELHLDSDEAEIVFDYGSQLMANSPNEISERISQMLESVLPNGFQEGSHRRLHAVINGDELNITEESENQDHTSNEDSSARDPLDEKLRELEIENSRNFEMLSQRLAEGIDDIHLHEHNNSHLREHLRPHGHELSFNHSDGSNADRLKPQLEFLGEGIDAPHNYLHNHQLSKYKNSNCHNYEYSNCYPPSATNSKSRKPNFSVLMDDTQAPMCMFCEYYMVFGEPPKNMIKWYNLNYGQHHHHEREMHNNNNNNNNNNNRQKRNR, from the coding sequence atggcAAAAGAAgctataaataaaaataatgtcaaagaagataaatcaaataatgaagttAAGTATAATGGCACTTCGGTTGAAGTTGTAACATCAGATGGTCAAATaccattaaatattatggTTCAAGAAGGTGTAAAAGCTCTATCGAAAATTTTAACAGATCATCTCCAAAatgatacaaatatatCTGAAAAAAcgatgaaattattatactcGGGAGTGAATCCTGTTGAAGAAGTAAACAATAAACTgaaaaatactaaaaaaGTTTCCAAGATTGTGCATCATAATAACTCCGCGGCATCATTTAATGGGCAAGATATCGAATTCGAGATAAATGCAAATTCGCATGACGACCCAGAATTGCATTTGGATTCAGATGAAGCAGAAATTGTTTTTGATTATGGATCTCAACTCATGGCCAACTCACCAAATGAAATAAGTGAAAGAATATCACAAATGTTGGAAAGTGTTCTGCCGAATGGTTTTCAAGAAGGTTCACATCGAAGGTTACATGCAGTTATAAATGGTGACGAACTAAATATTACGGAAGAAAGTGAAAATCAAGATCATACTAGCAATGAAGACTCGTCTGCTAGAGATCCTTTAGATGAGAAGTTAAGAGAATTAGAGATAGAAAATAGTCGAAACTTCGAAATGTTGAGTCAACGATTGGCGGAAGGTATTGATGATATTCACCTGCACGAGCATAATAACTCCCATCTACGAGAACATCTCCGCCCTCACGGGCATGAACTATCATTTAATCATAGTGACGGGAGTAATGCCGATAGACTTAAACCCCAACTGGAGTTCTTAGGAGAAGGAATAGATGCCCCTCATAACTATTTGCATAACCATCAACTTTCGAAATACAAGAACTCAAACTGTCATAATTACGAATATTCTAATTGTTATCCACCAAGCGCTACCAATTCAAAAAGTAGGAAACCTAACTTTTCAGTTCTTATGGATGACACCCAAGCACCAATGTGTATGTTCTGTGAATATTACATGGTTTTTGGTGAGCCTCCtaaaaatatgattaaaTGGTATAATTTAAACTACGGACAGCACCACCATCATGAGAGGGAGAtgcataataataataacaataataacaataataataataggcAAAAAAGAAATCGCTAG